The genomic interval AAATTTAAAGAATATGGTAAACTTTCCCAGCAATCGATTGACGAGCTTCGAGTCGGTACCAGAATTGAAGTTGGCGACAAGAAACAGGATGCTCTTGATTTTGCTCTTTGGAAAGCGGCAAAAGAAGGCGAAATTTCTTGGGATAGTCCTTGGGGAAAAGGTCGCCCAGGTTGGCATATTGAGTGCTCGGCGATGGTTCGTAAATATCTTGGAGACACCATTGATATCCATGCAGGCGGTCAAGATTTAACGTTCCCTCACCACGAAAATGAAATTGCTCAATCAGAAGCATTAACAGGAAAAACATTCGCTCGATATTGGATGCATAATGGATATATCAATATTGATAATGAAAAAATGTCAAAATCGCTAGGTAATTTTGTTCTGGTGCATGATATTATCCAACAACATGATCCACAAGTGCTGCGTTTCTTTATGCTGTCTGTACACTATCGTCATCCGATTAACTATAGTCAAGAAGTGATTGAGAATACGACAGCGGCCTTTGAACGGTTAAAAACGTCGTATCAAAACTTAAAACATCGTTTGCAAGTAAGTAATGGTCTAACGGATAACAAAGATAGTTGGCTTCAAAAGGTGAAGGAGCTTCATGAGCAATTTGTTCAAGAAATGGACGATGACTTTAATACAGCCAATGCCATTTCGGTTTTATTTGAATTATCGAAGCAAGCGAATTATTACTTAATGGAGAAGAATACAGACAAGGAAGTCATTGAAGCATTTATACACGAATATGAAGTATTATTCTCTGTTCTTGGCTTAAGCTTAGAAGAAGAAGGATTGCTGGATGAGGACATTGAGCGTTTAATTCAAGAAAGAATTCAAGCTCGAAAGGACCGTAATTTCCAACGATCTGACGAAATTCGTGATCAATTAAAAAGCATGAATATTATTCTAGAAGACACTGCTCAAGGTACACGCTGGAAAAGAGGGTAATGTATGCTTTATTATGAACAGGAAATTGATGCGAAAATGTTAAATAGTTTAGCTCTTGCCTATATGGGTGATGCCGTATACGAAACGTATATCCGGTATCATCTCATTCAAAAAGGCTCGGTAAAACCCCATCTTCTTCATAAGAAAGCGACCGCTTTTGTATCAGCAAAAGCACAGAATACGATCATTCACTTTTTCTTAGAAGAGAATTACTTAACAGAAGAAGAGATGGCGGTTGTTCGTCGGGGACGAAATGCAAAATCGGGCACGGTTCCGAAAAATACGGATGTTCAAACGTATCGTTATAGTACAGCGTTTGAAGCCTTAATCGGTTATCTGCATTTATTGAAGCGGCAAGAGAGAATGGAAGAAATTATACAACGGTCGATTCAATTTATTGAAGAAGGGACGGCTATCCGATGAGCGAAGAATTTATTATTGGAAGAAACCCCGTGCTAGAAGCACTGCGTTCTGAGCGGGAGGTTAGTAAGATTTGGATTGCTGAAGGCTCACAAAAGGGCTCCATGCAACAAGTGATAGGAATTGCGAAAGAGAAAAAAGTATTTGTACAAATCGTTCCGAAGAAGAAAATTGATCAAATGGTCGAAGGAATTCATCAAGGCGTTGTTGCTAAAGTAGCTGCTTATGAATATGCAGAGGTAGATGATTTATTTGCTAGAGCGGAGGAGCGCGGCGAGGCTCCATTTTTTATGATTTTAGATGAAATTGAAGATCCACATAATCTTGGTTCAATTATGAGAACAGCTGATGCAGCAGGTGCTCATGGTATTATTATTCCGAAGCGCCGTGCAGTCGGTTTAACGGCAACGGTGGCAAAAGCTTCAACAGGTGCAATTGAATATATTCCAGTAGCGCGTGTCACGAATTTAGCTCGTGCAATTGAAGAACTGAAAGAACGTGGAGTTTGGATTGTAGGTACAGATGCTAAAGGAAGCGATGACTACCGTAACCTAGATGGGAAGATGCCGATTGGTCTTGTAATTGGCAGTGAAGGAAAAGGAATGGGACGATTGACAAAAGAGAAGTGCGACTTTCTCATTCGCCTGCCAATGGTAGGGAAGGTTACTTCATTGAATGCTTCAGTTGCTGCTAGTTTATTGATGTATGAAGTTTATCGTAAACGCAACCCTTTAGGGGAATAATGAGATGAACATTCTGTTGGTCGACGGTTACAATATTATTGGAGCATGGCCGGAACTAAGAGAATTAAAGCAACGAGATCTTTCTGCAGCTAGAGACCGTTTAATTGAATTGATGGCGGAATACCAAGCGTTTATGGGATATCGTGTCATTATTGTTTTTGATGCTTACTATGTTCAAGGAGTTTCTCGTACATTTAAAAATCATAAAGTGGAAGTCATTTTTACGAGAGAGAATGAAACAGCTGATGAGCGGATCGAGAAAATGGCCATTGAATTAAATAATATTAAAACGCAAATTCAAGTAGCAACATCAGATTATACGGAGCAATGGGTCATTTTTGGACAGGGGGCCCTCCGGAAATCAGCGCGCGAGCTATTGATTGAAATGGAGCAAGTCCGTGGTGCAATTAAGAAGGATGTATCGAAGACAACAAAGAAAAAGCCGGCTTCCAAAATTCCTTTAAGTGATAAAGTGGCTGAAACTTTTGAAAAATGGCGACGAGGAAAGTTATGAAAGATTGACGACTAAAATTTACCTACTGTATAATATTTCTATCTGAGTACGGTCAGGAGGATGAGAGATGGGCGTTAAATCCGGAATGAAGCTGAATGAAGAGTATATACAGCTTGATGACGATGAGCTAGTGGGTTTAGTACACAAAGGTGATAGTGAAGCGCTAGATTATTTAATTCAAAAGTACCGTAACTTTGTAAGAGCAAAAGCTAGAACGTATTTTCTAATTGGTGCGGACAAGGAAGATATCGTTCAAGAAGGTATGATTGGTTTGTATAAAGCGATTCGTGATTTTAAAGGTGATAAGTTATCGTCTTTTAAGGCGTTTGCTGAGCTATGTATTACAAGACAGATTATTACGGCTATTAAGACAGCAACTCGTCAAAAACATATACCGCTTAATTCCTATGTTTCTCTGGACAAGCCTATTTATGATGATGAATCTGATCGCACTCTTATGGACGTTATTTCGGGAGCGAAAGTGTTAGACCCGGAAGAGCTTATGATTAATAAAGAAGAATTCGATGATATTGAAGTGAAGATGGCAGAACTGCTAAGCGATTTAGAACGGAAAGTACTTTCTTTGTATTTGGATGGACAAACGTACCAGGAAATTTCAGAAGAGCTAAATAGGCATGTCAAGTCTATCGATAATGCATTACAACGTGTGAAAAGAAAACTAGAGCGCTATCTAGAAGTTAGAGAGATTAACTTATAGTTTCTCCGTTTTTTCTACTGAATCTCCACATTGTATCGATTGACTTAAACTGTCAAAATGAATCCTCTCTTCCTAAGAAAGTGGCACGATTATTCACCGCAAATGGGTTTAAAACTCCTTACCTTGCATGTATTGAACGAATTGCTAGATGCAGTTAAATGAAATCACGTTGACAATAAAAAACAGTCATGATAAGTTTTTATGGATGTAGTAGATAGGATAGGTGTATAATATGCGTAAAAAAATTATCTTAGCTTGTACAGACTGTGGTTCTAGAAATTATAGCTCGGAAAGTAACAAAGCATTGAATGTTGAACGTCTTGAAATTAAGAAGTTCTGTAAGACATGTAATGCTCATACGGCACATAAGGAAACAAAGTAAGGTTTTTTTAAATAGATAGACAGTAGTTACCTATGCTTGGAGGTTACATTCATGAAACGCATGACTGAATTTTTCCGCGGTGTAGCTCGCGAAATGCGAAAAGTGAGCTGGCCAAAGCGGAAAGAATTAACGAAATATACAATTGTTGTTTTAGCGACTGTTATTATTATGTCATTATTCTTTGTTGTTGTGGACTTAGGAATTTCTGAATTAATTCGTTTAGTTGTTGAATAAGAGGTTCGAAAATAAGGTATAATAGTGATAGAATAAGTAAGTATGAGAGAAAAGCCCGGTTACGGGTTTTTTAATTTGTCTTTATTTAGAGAAAGAATGGCCTTGGCTTACGCTTGTAAGTCTACATGAGATGAAATTGTTGATTTTTGCTTATTTTATTAATGATATTGTTTCATAGGCTCAAAATATAGTGAGTGCAGGGAGGGAAGGACGTTATAGTCCTACTGAATGGAAAAGAATTGGTATGTAGTTCACACCTATTCGGGATATGAGAATAAAGTAAAAGCGAACCTTGAGAAGCGTGTAGAATCCATGGGGATGCAAGATAAGATTTTCCGAGTGATTGTGCCTGAAGAAGAAGAAACAGAAATTAAAGATGGTAAAAAGAAAGTGTTGAAGAAGAAGGTATTCCCTGGATATGTACTAGTAGAAATCATCATGACAGATGATTCTTGGTATGTAGTCAGAAATACGCCGGGTGTCACAGGTTTCGTCGGTTCTTCTGGAGCAGGATCAAAGCCAACGCCTCTTCTTCCAGAAGAGATTGAAGTTGTGTTAAAACGCATGGGTGTTGAAGAAGGCAGAGTGGAAGTGGACTTTGAAGTAGGTGATTCTGTAACAGTGAAGGAAGGACCGTTTGCAAACTTTGGAGGAACTATCGAAGAACTAGATACAGATAAGAGCAAAGTTCGCGTGCTTGTAAATATGTTTGGTCGAGATACTCCGGTTGAACTAGATTTTGATCAAGTGGAAAAATTATAAACGGAAAAAAACTTGAAATAGTATTTTGAAAGTGGTAAAATTTCAAAGGTCAGTATGTTTCAATTTCGAGACCTATATGTTACAAACATTCTTTATTATTATGCTAATAAAGAATTTCAGATGAGTGGGAGGGTTTCTATAGATTCCCTATTACCACATCACGGACTTATAAGGAGGTGTGTCTCGTGGCTAAAAAAGTAATTAAAATGGTTAAATTGCAAATTCCTGCTGGTAAAGCGAATCCGGCACCGCCAGTTGGTCCTGCACTAGGTCAAGCTGGTGTTAACATCATGGGATTCTGTAAGGAGTTTAACGCTCGTACAGCAGATCAAGCTGGTCTAATTATTCCTGTTGAAATTACGGTGTTTGAAGACCGTTCATTTACATTCATTACGAAAACTCCACCCGCTGCAGTATTGCTTAAGAAAGCAGCTGGTATCGAGTCTGGTTCTGGAGAGCCTAACCGTAATAAAGTTGCTACAGTCAAGCGTGATAAAGTACGCGAGATTGCTGAAACAAAAATGCCTGATCTAAACGCTGCAAACGTTGAGTCTGCAATGCGTATGGTTGAAGGTACAGCACGCAGCATGGGTATTGTCATCGAAGACTAATCCATGTAAAGGTTATCGGTTTTCTACGGGGTTGCGATTTACTCGCAACCTTTATTAGTGGGAGGTCATTCCGTTAAAACCACAATATAGGAGGATTATATATCATGGCTAAAAAAGGTAAAAAATATCTTGAAGCGGCACAATTAATCGACCGCACAAAAGCTTATTCAGTGGTTGAAGCTGTTGAATTAGCAAAAAAAGCAAACTTTTCTAAATTCGATGCTACAGTTGAAGTTGCTTTCCGTCTAGGTGTAGACCCTAAGAAAGCTGACCAACAAATCCGTGGAGCAGTTGTGCTTCCAAACGGAACTGGTAAAACTCAACGTGTATTAGTATTCGCTAAAGGTGAAAAAGCAAAAGAAGCTGAAGCTGCTGGTGCTGATTTCGTAGGTGATGCTGACTACATCAACAAAATCCAACAAGGATGGTTTGACTTCGACGTAATCGTTGCAACTCCAGATATGATGGGTGAAGTTGGTAAACTTGGTCGCGTATTAGGACCAAAAGGTTTAATGCCAAACCCAAAAACAGGTACAGTTACATTTGACGTAACGAAAGCTGTTAACGAAATCAAAGCTGGTAAAGTAGAGTACCGTGTTGATAAAGCAGGAAATATTCATGCTCCAATCGGTAAAGTTTCTTTCGAAGATGCTAAACTAGTAGAAAACTTCACAA from Peribacillus asahii carries:
- a CDS encoding NYN domain-containing protein, giving the protein MNILLVDGYNIIGAWPELRELKQRDLSAARDRLIELMAEYQAFMGYRVIIVFDAYYVQGVSRTFKNHKVEVIFTRENETADERIEKMAIELNNIKTQIQVATSDYTEQWVIFGQGALRKSARELLIEMEQVRGAIKKDVSKTTKKKPASKIPLSDKVAETFEKWRRGKL
- the rplK gene encoding 50S ribosomal protein L11, whose protein sequence is MAKKVIKMVKLQIPAGKANPAPPVGPALGQAGVNIMGFCKEFNARTADQAGLIIPVEITVFEDRSFTFITKTPPAAVLLKKAAGIESGSGEPNRNKVATVKRDKVREIAETKMPDLNAANVESAMRMVEGTARSMGIVIED
- a CDS encoding Mini-ribonuclease 3, coding for MLYYEQEIDAKMLNSLALAYMGDAVYETYIRYHLIQKGSVKPHLLHKKATAFVSAKAQNTIIHFFLEENYLTEEEMAVVRRGRNAKSGTVPKNTDVQTYRYSTAFEALIGYLHLLKRQERMEEIIQRSIQFIEEGTAIR
- the rplA gene encoding 50S ribosomal protein L1; this translates as MAKKGKKYLEAAQLIDRTKAYSVVEAVELAKKANFSKFDATVEVAFRLGVDPKKADQQIRGAVVLPNGTGKTQRVLVFAKGEKAKEAEAAGADFVGDADYINKIQQGWFDFDVIVATPDMMGEVGKLGRVLGPKGLMPNPKTGTVTFDVTKAVNEIKAGKVEYRVDKAGNIHAPIGKVSFEDAKLVENFTTIYDTLLKVKPAAAKGTYMKNISVTTTMGPGVKVDASTFNAK
- the rpmG gene encoding 50S ribosomal protein L33 → MRKKIILACTDCGSRNYSSESNKALNVERLEIKKFCKTCNAHTAHKETK
- the sigH gene encoding RNA polymerase sporulation sigma factor SigH — protein: MGVKSGMKLNEEYIQLDDDELVGLVHKGDSEALDYLIQKYRNFVRAKARTYFLIGADKEDIVQEGMIGLYKAIRDFKGDKLSSFKAFAELCITRQIITAIKTATRQKHIPLNSYVSLDKPIYDDESDRTLMDVISGAKVLDPEELMINKEEFDDIEVKMAELLSDLERKVLSLYLDGQTYQEISEELNRHVKSIDNALQRVKRKLERYLEVREINL
- the cysS gene encoding cysteine--tRNA ligase, giving the protein MAIKIYNSVTRQKETFVPMEEGKVKMYVCGPTVYNYIHIGNARPAIVFDTVRNYLKYRGYDVTFVSNFTDVDDKLIRAAKELGEDVPTISERFIQAYFEDVSALGCKKADVHPTVMENMDAIIQFVEALIEKGYAYESEGDVYYRTRKFKEYGKLSQQSIDELRVGTRIEVGDKKQDALDFALWKAAKEGEISWDSPWGKGRPGWHIECSAMVRKYLGDTIDIHAGGQDLTFPHHENEIAQSEALTGKTFARYWMHNGYINIDNEKMSKSLGNFVLVHDIIQQHDPQVLRFFMLSVHYRHPINYSQEVIENTTAAFERLKTSYQNLKHRLQVSNGLTDNKDSWLQKVKELHEQFVQEMDDDFNTANAISVLFELSKQANYYLMEKNTDKEVIEAFIHEYEVLFSVLGLSLEEEGLLDEDIERLIQERIQARKDRNFQRSDEIRDQLKSMNIILEDTAQGTRWKRG
- the rlmB gene encoding 23S rRNA (guanosine(2251)-2'-O)-methyltransferase RlmB, whose product is MSEEFIIGRNPVLEALRSEREVSKIWIAEGSQKGSMQQVIGIAKEKKVFVQIVPKKKIDQMVEGIHQGVVAKVAAYEYAEVDDLFARAEERGEAPFFMILDEIEDPHNLGSIMRTADAAGAHGIIIPKRRAVGLTATVAKASTGAIEYIPVARVTNLARAIEELKERGVWIVGTDAKGSDDYRNLDGKMPIGLVIGSEGKGMGRLTKEKCDFLIRLPMVGKVTSLNASVAASLLMYEVYRKRNPLGE
- the nusG gene encoding transcription termination/antitermination protein NusG, producing the protein MEKNWYVVHTYSGYENKVKANLEKRVESMGMQDKIFRVIVPEEEETEIKDGKKKVLKKKVFPGYVLVEIIMTDDSWYVVRNTPGVTGFVGSSGAGSKPTPLLPEEIEVVLKRMGVEEGRVEVDFEVGDSVTVKEGPFANFGGTIEELDTDKSKVRVLVNMFGRDTPVELDFDQVEKL
- the secE gene encoding preprotein translocase subunit SecE — its product is MKRMTEFFRGVAREMRKVSWPKRKELTKYTIVVLATVIIMSLFFVVVDLGISELIRLVVE